In the genome of Deltaproteobacteria bacterium, one region contains:
- a CDS encoding sulfatase — MNERASANGRAAANSPSNAVVVLLDSLNRHLLGAYGSREFQTPNLDRFAKRAVRFDTHYAGSLPCMPARHDLLCGALDFLWKPWGSIEIWEDPITVELRRAGVTTMLVSDHPHLFEVGGENYHCDFTAWDYQRGHESDPWRTRPDPSWIGAPSFGRGHTHYDDSRGYFRGEADFPGPRTLSTASRWLEHDAPHHERFLLFVDEFDPHEPFDTPEPYASLYDPDWRGPHLIWPPYSRAAIGEGVLTEREARQVRACYGAKLTMIDHWFGRILDALDRSGLWDSTAVIVCSDHGHYLGEKDAFGKPAVPVYEPLGHIPLMIAWPGVVPGSRAALTTNVDVHATLLDLFGVTARQRTHGRSLAPLLRGETDRVREWALSGYWGREVHVLDGREKYARGPVGANSPLSVFSNRWSTMPVARLPQLRMPLPDERARLDRMPGSKVPVIRQPFVLGDRLPFWGIGQFSGSHLWDLREDPGEERDLAGTAAEKRAEERLRAALVEIEAPEDQLARLGLA, encoded by the coding sequence TCGACAGCTTGAACCGGCACCTGCTCGGCGCCTACGGCTCGCGCGAGTTCCAGACGCCGAACCTGGATCGCTTCGCGAAGCGAGCGGTCCGCTTCGACACGCACTACGCCGGCTCGCTTCCCTGCATGCCCGCGCGGCACGACCTGCTCTGCGGCGCGCTCGACTTCCTGTGGAAGCCGTGGGGCTCGATCGAGATCTGGGAGGATCCGATCACGGTGGAGCTGCGGCGCGCAGGCGTCACGACCATGCTGGTCTCGGACCACCCGCACCTCTTCGAGGTCGGCGGCGAGAACTACCACTGCGATTTCACCGCCTGGGACTACCAACGCGGTCACGAGAGCGATCCGTGGCGCACGCGTCCGGACCCGAGCTGGATCGGGGCGCCGTCGTTCGGCCGCGGACACACGCACTACGACGACTCGCGCGGTTACTTTCGCGGCGAGGCCGACTTTCCCGGCCCGCGCACGCTTTCGACCGCTTCGCGCTGGCTCGAGCACGACGCTCCGCACCACGAGCGCTTCCTGCTCTTCGTCGACGAGTTCGATCCGCACGAGCCGTTCGACACGCCCGAGCCGTACGCGTCGCTCTACGACCCCGACTGGCGCGGGCCGCACCTGATCTGGCCGCCCTATTCCCGCGCCGCGATCGGCGAGGGGGTGCTGACCGAGCGCGAGGCGCGACAGGTGCGGGCCTGCTACGGCGCGAAACTCACGATGATCGATCACTGGTTCGGCCGGATCCTCGACGCGCTCGACCGAAGCGGGCTCTGGGACTCGACCGCGGTGATCGTCTGCTCCGACCACGGCCACTATCTCGGCGAGAAGGACGCGTTCGGTAAGCCCGCCGTTCCCGTCTACGAGCCGCTCGGACACATCCCGCTCATGATCGCGTGGCCGGGGGTCGTGCCGGGGAGCCGTGCGGCTCTGACGACGAACGTGGACGTGCACGCGACGCTCCTCGACCTGTTCGGCGTCACGGCCCGACAGCGCACGCACGGACGCTCGCTCGCGCCGCTTCTGCGCGGCGAGACCGATCGCGTGCGCGAATGGGCGCTCTCCGGCTACTGGGGCCGGGAGGTCCACGTGCTCGACGGCCGCGAGAAGTACGCGCGCGGTCCGGTCGGCGCGAACTCGCCGCTCTCGGTCTTCTCCAATCGCTGGTCGACCATGCCGGTCGCGCGCCTGCCGCAGCTGCGCATGCCGCTTCCCGACGAGCGCGCGCGTCTCGATCGCATGCCGGGATCGAAGGTCCCGGTGATCCGCCAGCCCTTCGTCCTTGGCGACCGCCTGCCCTTCTGGGGGATCGGCCAGTTCAGCGGCAGCCACCTCTGGGACCTGCGCGAGGATCCCGGCGAGGAGCGCGACCTGGCCGGAACCGCCGCGGAGAAGCGCGCCGAGGAGCGGCTTCGCGCGGCGCTCGTCGAGATCGAGGCGCCCGAGGATCAGCTCGCGCGGCTGGGGCTCGCGTAG
- a CDS encoding Na+/H+ antiporter subunit G, whose product MPTSLELLVTVMMVLGTFLTVVACVGLLRFPDVYCRLHAAGKAGTLGVSLLILAPMLYFVSSEAWVFVRGAFGIYFQFLTTPAATHILARASYVSDYALHERTAVDDLRAFLPSRPHETYGRE is encoded by the coding sequence ATGCCGACCTCGCTAGAGCTCCTCGTGACCGTGATGATGGTTCTCGGCACGTTCCTCACCGTGGTGGCCTGCGTCGGCCTGCTGCGCTTCCCCGACGTCTACTGCAGGCTCCATGCCGCAGGAAAGGCCGGAACGCTCGGCGTGTCGCTGCTGATCCTGGCGCCGATGCTCTACTTCGTGTCGAGCGAGGCGTGGGTCTTCGTGCGCGGGGCGTTCGGCATCTACTTCCAGTTCCTGACCACGCCCGCCGCGACCCACATCCTCGCGCGCGCGAGCTACGTCTCGGACTACGCGCTCCACGAGCGGACCGCCGTCGACGACCTGCGCGCGTTCCTGCCCTCCCGGCCGCACGAGACCTACGGGCGCGAGTAG
- a CDS encoding DUF2470 domain-containing protein, whose amino-acid sequence MSTDAGSEIRHWLLTATTATLCTLAAEDDIAGWPFGSLAPFALRADGTPIVLLSEIALHTRNLRRDPRVSLFVRDPSASGDAQGSWRVTILARARALASEGDEFEEVHARYRERVPAATSYLETHDFSYFELAPVRVRAIGGFGAIGWIDPAAIGRDPLGAGLREAASGILSHMNADHEDAMRRIVVAASGVTPARARMTAIDRAGFLVRTESPDELRYVGFGREIEARDAREVFVALSRAAQKA is encoded by the coding sequence ATGAGTACCGACGCCGGCTCCGAGATCCGACACTGGCTGCTCACGGCGACGACGGCCACCCTCTGTACGCTCGCCGCCGAAGACGACATCGCCGGCTGGCCGTTCGGCTCGCTCGCGCCGTTCGCGCTGCGCGCGGACGGAACGCCGATCGTGCTCCTGTCCGAGATCGCGCTCCACACGCGCAACCTGCGCCGCGATCCGCGCGTCTCGCTCTTCGTGCGCGATCCGAGCGCGAGCGGCGACGCGCAAGGGAGCTGGCGCGTGACGATTCTGGCGCGGGCGCGCGCGCTCGCATCCGAAGGCGACGAGTTCGAGGAGGTCCACGCGCGTTATCGCGAGCGCGTGCCCGCGGCGACGTCCTACCTGGAGACCCACGACTTCAGCTATTTCGAGCTCGCGCCCGTGCGCGTGCGCGCGATCGGCGGCTTCGGGGCGATCGGCTGGATCGACCCGGCCGCGATCGGCCGCGACCCGCTCGGCGCGGGGCTTCGCGAGGCCGCGAGCGGAATCCTCTCGCACATGAACGCCGACCACGAGGACGCGATGCGCCGGATCGTCGTGGCCGCGAGCGGCGTGACACCCGCGCGCGCGCGGATGACGGCGATCGATCGCGCCGGCTTCCTGGTCCGCACCGAGTCCCCGGACGAGCTGCGCTACGTCGGGTTCGGCCGCGAGATCGAGGCGCGCGATGCGCGGGAGGTCTTCGTCGCGCTCTCGCGCGCAGCTCAGAAGGCGTGA
- a CDS encoding Na(+)/H(+) antiporter subunit F, whose translation MSPFLYVVSLACLASLFGGAALCIHRLVIGPSPADRAVALDTLTMVFIGLICILCILGETSLYFDAVWILTLLGYLGSVAIARYLEKGKLF comes from the coding sequence ATGAGTCCGTTCCTCTACGTGGTCTCCCTGGCGTGTCTCGCTTCGCTCTTCGGCGGCGCCGCGCTCTGTATCCACCGGCTGGTGATCGGCCCGAGTCCCGCGGATCGTGCCGTGGCGCTCGACACGCTCACCATGGTCTTCATCGGTCTGATCTGCATCCTCTGCATCCTCGGGGAGACTTCGCTGTACTTCGATGCGGTCTGGATCCTGACGCTGCTCGGCTATCTCGGATCCGTCGCGATCGCGCGCTACCTCGAGAAGGGGAAGCTGTTCTGA
- a CDS encoding lanthionine synthetase, whose translation MLFDPARHGPLRESRWDEARARDTIGRIVAEAERVFDPETLWPEHPLDRLPSRSLYYGAAGVIWAIDFLFEQSAARSTRDWNPIVEALHSRPHVGAEADPLARDGYLHGAAGLALVGHRVTRSAVWVERALASARSNLEHPSNELAIGTPGTLLAAVALHEASGDPRLHEVAARSRASVLARLRFEPEHGCKLWTQAFGATTQMLGLAHGFAGNACALIRAGVSAQLAGDVERTLDATARIEDGLANWPQSVGPPRPGRDAMRVQICHGAPGVIVALARLEPRPGSRLDELLRMGGELVFRAGPLAKGSNLCHGTAGNGYAFLCLYRRTGERVWLERARSFAMHAIGQWEDEREVHGRGRYSLWTGDVGLACFLWDCVRERDEFPTVHAF comes from the coding sequence GTGCTCTTCGATCCAGCGCGCCACGGGCCGCTGCGCGAGAGCCGTTGGGACGAGGCGCGCGCGCGCGATACGATCGGGCGGATCGTCGCGGAGGCCGAGCGGGTCTTCGATCCCGAGACGCTGTGGCCAGAGCATCCGCTCGATCGCCTCCCTTCGAGGTCTCTATACTACGGCGCGGCGGGCGTGATCTGGGCGATCGACTTCCTCTTCGAGCAGTCGGCGGCGCGGTCGACGCGCGACTGGAATCCGATCGTCGAGGCGCTCCACTCGCGTCCGCACGTCGGAGCCGAAGCGGATCCGCTCGCGCGGGACGGGTACCTGCACGGCGCCGCGGGGCTCGCGCTCGTCGGCCATCGCGTGACTCGATCCGCCGTCTGGGTCGAGCGAGCCTTGGCCTCCGCAAGATCGAACCTGGAGCACCCGTCGAACGAGCTCGCGATCGGCACGCCGGGAACGCTCCTCGCGGCGGTCGCGCTGCACGAGGCCTCGGGCGACCCGCGGCTGCACGAGGTCGCCGCGCGGAGCCGGGCGAGCGTGCTCGCGCGACTCCGCTTCGAGCCCGAGCACGGCTGCAAGCTCTGGACGCAGGCCTTCGGCGCGACGACGCAGATGCTCGGGCTGGCGCACGGCTTCGCGGGAAACGCCTGCGCTCTGATTCGCGCCGGCGTTTCGGCGCAGCTCGCGGGCGACGTGGAGCGTACGCTCGACGCGACGGCGCGGATCGAGGACGGGCTCGCGAACTGGCCGCAGAGCGTCGGACCTCCGCGCCCCGGTCGCGACGCGATGCGGGTCCAGATCTGCCACGGCGCGCCGGGCGTGATCGTCGCGCTGGCTCGCCTGGAGCCGCGCCCGGGCTCGCGGCTGGACGAGCTGCTGCGCATGGGCGGCGAGCTCGTCTTTCGCGCGGGTCCGCTGGCGAAGGGTTCGAACCTCTGCCACGGCACCGCCGGCAACGGCTACGCGTTCCTGTGTCTGTACCGGCGCACCGGCGAGCGCGTCTGGCTCGAGCGCGCGCGGAGCTTCGCGATGCACGCGATCGGGCAGTGGGAGGACGAGCGCGAGGTCCATGGCCGCGGCCGCTACTCGCTCTGGACCGGCGACGTGGGTCTCGCCTGCTTCCTCTGGGACTGCGTTCGAGAGCGCGACGAGTTCCCGACCGTTCACGCCTTCTGA
- a CDS encoding Na+/H+ antiporter subunit D, translating to MNRWLILPVLVPFLTAVLLALLNGHPRLERAVNLVSCAGLTVFVYWLLGHVDAHGIQAMVIGGWFAPWGVAFVADRLAAIMLCLSMSVGTVVLVYTFFTVEPRQERYFFHPLLQVLLLGVNWSFITGDLFNLFVAYEVMLLGSYGVMMVGASKPQVRQTMAYIAINSIGSTLFVMGCGLVYATLGTLNMADIAQRSAQLTGERAALVTAVSMLLMVVFALKAAAFPVFFWLPDSYPIVPAGMNGYFAGMLTKVGVYSLMRLFVLCFRQPGAELVLEVLLVLSGLSMLFGVLGALCQWEVRKILSWHIISQVGYMLMGIGLAASGADVAQAGVVASIFCVVHNMVVKSSLFLIGGIAGRISGSQKLSEMGGIAGLAPGVSILFLVAAFSLAGMPPFSGFIAKFVLIRAGLAGGHGVVVFVSVVTSLCTLYSMSKIWNYAFWHAPSVSAPLGRYRAMMLPTAVLVLSSVLMGVVAEPFLRLANDAARDLLDPRAYQEAVLLPIPEPTTAQTSRLGGVP from the coding sequence GTGAACCGCTGGCTGATCCTTCCCGTGCTCGTGCCGTTCCTCACGGCCGTGCTGCTCGCGCTGCTGAACGGCCATCCGCGGCTCGAGCGTGCAGTGAATCTGGTCTCCTGCGCGGGGCTCACGGTCTTCGTCTACTGGCTGCTCGGCCACGTCGATGCCCACGGGATCCAGGCGATGGTGATCGGCGGCTGGTTCGCGCCTTGGGGCGTTGCCTTCGTAGCGGATCGCCTGGCCGCGATCATGCTCTGTCTGTCGATGTCGGTGGGCACGGTGGTGCTCGTCTACACGTTCTTCACCGTCGAGCCGCGCCAGGAGCGGTACTTCTTCCACCCGCTCTTGCAGGTCCTGCTGCTCGGCGTGAACTGGTCGTTCATCACCGGCGACCTCTTCAACTTGTTCGTCGCATACGAGGTCATGCTGCTCGGCTCCTATGGCGTGATGATGGTCGGCGCGAGCAAGCCGCAGGTGCGCCAGACCATGGCGTACATCGCGATCAACTCGATCGGATCGACGCTCTTCGTCATGGGCTGCGGTCTGGTCTACGCGACGCTCGGCACGCTGAACATGGCCGACATCGCGCAGCGCTCGGCGCAGCTCACGGGCGAGCGGGCGGCGCTGGTCACCGCCGTCTCGATGCTGCTCATGGTGGTGTTCGCGCTCAAGGCCGCGGCCTTCCCGGTCTTCTTCTGGCTGCCGGATTCGTACCCGATCGTGCCGGCGGGGATGAACGGCTACTTCGCAGGCATGCTGACGAAGGTGGGCGTGTACTCGTTGATGCGGCTCTTCGTGCTCTGCTTCCGTCAGCCGGGCGCGGAGCTCGTCCTCGAGGTTCTGCTGGTGCTCTCGGGCCTCTCGATGCTCTTCGGCGTGCTCGGAGCGCTCTGCCAGTGGGAGGTCCGCAAGATCCTCTCCTGGCACATCATCAGTCAGGTCGGGTACATGTTGATGGGGATCGGGCTCGCGGCCAGCGGCGCCGACGTCGCGCAGGCGGGCGTGGTCGCGAGCATCTTCTGCGTGGTCCACAACATGGTGGTGAAGTCGAGCCTGTTCCTGATCGGCGGCATCGCTGGACGGATCTCGGGCTCGCAAAAGCTGTCCGAGATGGGCGGCATCGCAGGGCTCGCGCCGGGCGTCTCGATCCTGTTCCTGGTCGCCGCCTTTTCGCTGGCCGGGATGCCGCCGTTCTCCGGCTTCATCGCGAAATTCGTGCTGATCCGCGCGGGTCTAGCCGGCGGCCACGGCGTGGTCGTGTTCGTCTCGGTCGTCACCAGCCTGTGTACTCTCTACTCGATGAGCAAGATCTGGAACTACGCGTTCTGGCACGCGCCGTCGGTTTCGGCGCCTCTCGGCCGCTACCGCGCGATGATGCTGCCTACGGCGGTCCTGGTGCTCTCGAGCGTTCTGATGGGCGTCGTGGCCGAGCCCTTCCTTCGGCTCGCGAACGACGCGGCGCGCGACCTGCTCGATCCCCGCGCGTACCAGGAGGCCGTGCTGCTGCCGATTCCAGAGCCCACGACGGCGCAGACGTCGAGGCTCGGAGGCGTGCCGTGA